The DNA sequence CACACGCATCTTGATAATTCCAAATTTGATAAAGACCGCCAACAGGTAATTGAGAATTGTAAGAATGCCGGCGTAACCAGAATGATCAATGTAAGCTGCGATGCTAAAACCCTCAAAGATTCCATAAATCTGGCAGAAAAATATGATTTCATCTATGCCACTGCCGGTTTTCATCCCCATGACGCTACAGAACTTGATCTTGATATGGTGCGCAAAGCGGCTGCCCATCCTAAAGTTGTGGCAATTGGAGAGATCGGACTTGATTATTTCCGTGATCTCTCTCCGCGTGATGTGCAGAGAGATGCTTTCCGCAAACAACTTGAACTTGCCATGGAACTCAAAATGCCAATCGTCATCCATGATCGTGATGCACATGAAGATATATTATCGATCCTCAAGGAATATAATCCTCCTCAGGTTGTTTTTCACTGCTTTGCAGGTGGCTATTTCATGGCTCAACAAATTATTGATCTGGGCTGGCATATTTCCTTTACCGGGAATATCACTTACAAAAATTCCACGCTTACTGACATTATCCGAATGGTTCCTGATGACAAATATTTTGTGGAAACTGACAGTCCATATCTTACTCCTCACCCTCATCGCGGTAA is a window from the Candidatus Stygibacter australis genome containing:
- a CDS encoding TatD family hydrolase, which produces MKIFESHTHLDNSKFDKDRQQVIENCKNAGVTRMINVSCDAKTLKDSINLAEKYDFIYATAGFHPHDATELDLDMVRKAAAHPKVVAIGEIGLDYFRDLSPRDVQRDAFRKQLELAMELKMPIVIHDRDAHEDILSILKEYNPPQVVFHCFAGGYFMAQQIIDLGWHISFTGNITYKNSTLTDIIRMVPDDKYFVETDSPYLTPHPHRGKRNDPSMLRYIIEEIAQIRYQTPKTIAQQSYENALLFFNIN